One genomic region from Sphingobacterium multivorum encodes:
- a CDS encoding GumC family protein, protein MEQKSIPLKDNQEEDINLRQLFEQYVYYWKWFVLSIIIILGLAVVYLRYSQKSYLTTAKILLKDEKSASAGELAGIAELTNSLGFGGTRAAFVTDQIEVLSSRRLMRKVVDQHHLNIIYSVKGNIRTSEVMASEMPFSVEVLGNQDSSKVNIRVAYKGTGNLNITDLVSGNKAVTAFNKPIKIGKSNLVFHRNDKNKISPDDEYVVNVIPKDWAIDANLSTIAIAPSKEMQSYIVNFSMISTTNKKAELIINSLIDVYNADLTNDKLRMTRATSDFINKRLMLISKDLSGADEEAAEFKSANSMVDMATEAGVFLNTASDNDKKVLEYRTQLQLVDHMNDYLKNQEIGKLLPSNIGLQDVSIGTSIEAYNKLVLERDDLLKSASEQNPAVIALNENIIESSKNIRQSLQNYQRVTKLALNSIERKSNEIKGRISSIPSQEQGFKKISRQQQIVESLYLLLLQKREESEVKAAATPDNLKIIDAAYENGVPVSPKKSLVLLGALVMGFLIPFIALYLKFLLDNKIHSRKDIEDIVKIPVLGEIPTAEDTIVHLNDRSSLAEAFRILRTNMNFMFGADKKAASKVVFVTSTISGEGKSFVTTNLAQILSMSGKKVVLIGADIRSPKVLDYLGLSHLQHTNVGITQFLINPDMDVNNIIIKKPGNYDFDVIYSGYIAPNPAELLMNGHFDDVIKYTREHYDYILVDTAPVSLVTDTLLIAHNADLTLYVSRVNYLDKRLLQVPKELYIDGKLKNLAAVVNDVDFARGYGYGYGYGYGYGDKGKKKTGLAKVWQDLKDRLNIK, encoded by the coding sequence ATGGAACAGAAATCTATACCATTAAAGGATAATCAAGAAGAAGATATCAATTTAAGACAGCTTTTTGAGCAGTATGTGTATTATTGGAAGTGGTTTGTGCTTTCGATAATTATAATTTTGGGATTAGCAGTAGTCTATTTGCGATACTCACAGAAAAGCTATCTTACTACAGCCAAAATCTTATTAAAAGATGAAAAAAGTGCGTCAGCAGGTGAGTTGGCGGGAATTGCCGAATTGACAAATAGTTTAGGCTTTGGTGGAACTCGTGCTGCATTTGTGACGGACCAAATTGAGGTCCTTTCTTCGAGAAGATTGATGCGTAAAGTGGTTGATCAACATCACCTTAATATAATCTATTCTGTCAAGGGAAATATCCGTACCTCGGAAGTTATGGCAAGTGAAATGCCTTTTTCAGTGGAAGTTTTGGGAAATCAGGATAGTTCAAAGGTGAATATACGTGTTGCGTATAAAGGCACAGGTAATTTGAATATTACCGACCTCGTTTCTGGAAATAAAGCTGTGACAGCCTTTAATAAACCGATCAAAATTGGGAAAAGTAATTTGGTTTTTCATCGAAATGATAAAAATAAGATTTCTCCTGATGACGAATATGTAGTTAATGTAATACCTAAGGATTGGGCCATAGACGCTAATTTGAGCACTATTGCAATCGCGCCGAGCAAAGAAATGCAATCGTATATCGTAAATTTTTCTATGATTTCGACTACGAACAAAAAAGCTGAATTAATCATCAATAGCTTAATCGATGTATATAATGCCGACTTAACAAATGACAAATTGCGGATGACAAGAGCTACTTCCGACTTTATCAACAAAAGATTGATGCTAATATCCAAAGATCTTTCAGGCGCTGATGAAGAAGCAGCTGAATTTAAGTCCGCAAATTCGATGGTCGATATGGCAACAGAGGCAGGGGTGTTTCTAAACACCGCATCCGATAATGATAAAAAAGTATTGGAATATCGTACACAGCTGCAATTGGTTGATCATATGAATGACTACTTGAAAAATCAAGAAATTGGCAAGCTTCTACCTTCAAATATAGGTCTGCAAGATGTATCAATTGGCACTTCTATCGAAGCTTATAACAAGTTGGTGTTAGAGCGGGACGATTTGTTAAAATCTGCATCTGAGCAAAACCCAGCAGTAATAGCATTGAATGAGAATATCATTGAAAGTAGTAAAAATATTCGACAGTCGTTGCAAAATTACCAAAGGGTTACCAAATTGGCCTTAAACAGTATTGAACGTAAATCAAATGAAATAAAAGGTCGAATTAGCTCAATCCCAAGTCAGGAACAGGGATTTAAAAAGATTTCAAGACAACAGCAAATTGTAGAATCATTATATCTACTTTTATTACAAAAACGCGAAGAGAGTGAGGTTAAGGCTGCCGCTACACCTGATAACCTCAAGATCATTGATGCTGCTTATGAGAATGGAGTTCCAGTATCTCCAAAAAAATCATTGGTATTGTTGGGTGCACTTGTTATGGGTTTTTTAATTCCATTTATTGCTCTCTATCTTAAATTTTTATTAGACAATAAGATTCACTCACGAAAGGATATTGAAGACATTGTCAAAATTCCAGTATTGGGTGAAATTCCTACAGCAGAAGATACGATTGTACATTTGAATGATCGTTCTTCACTTGCCGAAGCGTTCCGTATTCTTCGTACCAATATGAACTTTATGTTTGGGGCCGATAAAAAAGCTGCATCTAAAGTAGTATTTGTTACATCGACCATTTCTGGTGAGGGTAAGTCTTTTGTGACCACCAATCTAGCTCAGATTTTATCCATGTCTGGTAAAAAGGTTGTATTGATTGGGGCTGATATACGTAGTCCAAAAGTATTGGACTATCTTGGATTATCACATTTACAACACACAAATGTGGGTATCACACAATTCTTGATAAATCCTGATATGGATGTAAATAATATCATTATCAAAAAGCCAGGTAATTATGATTTTGATGTAATCTATTCAGGATATATCGCGCCAAATCCAGCTGAATTACTGATGAATGGACATTTCGATGATGTAATCAAATATACACGTGAACACTATGATTATATTTTGGTGGATACAGCTCCAGTAAGTTTGGTAACAGATACATTGTTGATTGCACATAACGCCGATTTAACGTTGTATGTATCTCGTGTCAATTATCTCGATAAGCGTTTATTGCAGGTGCCAAAAGAATTGTATATAGACGGTAAGCTGAAAAATCTTGCAGCTGTTGTAAATGACGTTGACTTTGCTCGTGGTTATGGTTATGGCTATGGTTATGGCTATGGTTATGGCGATAAAGGAAAGAAGAAAACAGGCTTAGCGAAGGTATGGCAAGATCTTAAAGATCGGCTAAATATAAAATAA
- a CDS encoding DegT/DnrJ/EryC1/StrS family aminotransferase, producing MLDKIWLSSPHMGGNELKYIHEAFDENWVAPLGPNVNGFEEDLERFLDKDVKVAALSAGTAALHLALIECGVGYGDEVICQSMTFSASANPIAYQGALPVFIDSEEDTWNMCPKALRTAIEDRIRLGNKPKAIIVVHLYGMPAKMDQIIAIANEFDIPVIEDAAEALGSSYSGQSCGTFGRFGVLSFNGNKIITTSGGGALVCHTKEDKDKAVFLSTQARDNAPHYQHSHIGYNYRMSNICAGIGRGQMEVLKDRVAARRAMTAFYIDLFADIDGVDVLSEPNDKFYSNHWLSAILIDPEKTGVTREDLRLALLEDNIESRPLWKPMHLQPVFEKAPYYGEQVAEILFEKGLCLPSGSNLTEDEKLRIQTAILKIFAK from the coding sequence ATGTTAGATAAAATATGGTTATCTTCTCCTCATATGGGGGGGAATGAATTAAAATACATCCACGAGGCGTTTGACGAAAATTGGGTAGCTCCTTTGGGTCCAAATGTGAATGGGTTTGAAGAGGATCTCGAGCGATTCTTAGATAAAGATGTTAAAGTAGCTGCACTTTCTGCTGGAACTGCAGCCTTGCATTTGGCGCTGATCGAATGTGGGGTAGGTTATGGTGACGAAGTTATTTGCCAGTCTATGACTTTTTCGGCTTCTGCTAATCCGATTGCATATCAAGGGGCACTTCCTGTATTTATAGATTCAGAGGAAGATACTTGGAATATGTGTCCAAAGGCATTACGGACAGCGATTGAGGATCGCATCAGATTAGGCAATAAACCAAAAGCTATTATAGTTGTTCATTTATATGGTATGCCTGCAAAAATGGATCAGATTATTGCTATTGCAAATGAATTTGATATTCCTGTCATTGAAGACGCTGCAGAAGCATTGGGATCATCCTATAGTGGACAATCGTGTGGCACATTTGGCCGTTTTGGTGTTTTGAGTTTTAACGGGAATAAGATTATCACGACATCTGGAGGAGGAGCATTGGTATGTCACACAAAAGAGGATAAAGATAAAGCGGTATTTCTTTCTACGCAAGCGCGTGATAATGCTCCCCATTATCAGCACTCACATATTGGATATAACTATAGAATGTCAAATATTTGTGCAGGGATTGGAAGAGGACAGATGGAAGTATTGAAAGATCGTGTTGCTGCGAGACGTGCAATGACGGCATTCTACATTGATTTATTTGCCGATATAGATGGAGTGGACGTGCTTTCTGAACCAAATGATAAATTTTATTCTAATCATTGGCTCTCAGCAATTTTAATTGATCCTGAGAAGACTGGCGTGACACGTGAAGATCTTCGTTTAGCATTGTTGGAAGATAATATTGAATCTCGTCCTTTATGGAAACCGATGCATCTACAGCCGGTTTTCGAAAAAGCACCTTATTATGGCGAACAAGTGGCTGAGATATTGTTCGAAAAAGGACTATGTTTACCATCTGGATCTAACTTGACAGAAGATGAAAAACTGCGCATACAAACAGCGATTTTAAAGATATTTGCCAAATAA
- the wecB gene encoding non-hydrolyzing UDP-N-acetylglucosamine 2-epimerase, which yields MKKLKVMTVVGTRPEIIRLSRVLSALDASDAIDHIIVHTGQNYDYELNQIFFEDLGLRKPDYFLDAAGKTATETVGNILIKIDPLLEELKPDAFLVLGDTNSCLCAIPAKKRHIPIFHMEAGNRCFDQRVPEETNRKIVDHTSDINLTYSDIAREYLLREGLPADRIIKTGSPMFEVLHHYLPEITASNVLNKLDLEERKFFVVSSHREENINNEKNFKGLMESLNTIAEQYGYPIIVSTHPRTRNMIDKMGIQMRPEIQFLKPLGFHDYNALQMRSFAVLSDSGTISEESSILNFRALNIRQAHERPEAMEEASVMMVGLSPQRILQGLTQVLRQDVDDKRNFRQVADYSMPNVSEKVVRIIISYTDYIKRTVWSEEI from the coding sequence ATGAAAAAATTAAAAGTAATGACGGTCGTTGGTACACGACCAGAGATTATTCGTTTATCAAGAGTATTGTCAGCATTAGACGCTTCTGATGCTATAGATCATATTATTGTTCATACAGGACAGAACTATGACTATGAACTGAATCAGATTTTCTTCGAGGATCTAGGGTTGCGTAAGCCTGATTACTTTTTGGATGCTGCTGGAAAAACCGCTACTGAAACTGTTGGAAATATCTTAATAAAAATAGATCCATTGTTAGAGGAACTTAAACCCGATGCATTTTTGGTTTTAGGAGATACAAATTCTTGTTTATGTGCAATACCTGCTAAAAAACGTCATATCCCAATTTTCCATATGGAAGCTGGGAATCGTTGCTTCGATCAACGGGTGCCTGAAGAAACTAATCGTAAAATAGTTGATCACACTTCAGATATAAACTTAACCTATTCTGATATTGCGCGAGAGTATTTATTACGCGAAGGTTTACCAGCTGATCGTATTATAAAAACAGGATCTCCGATGTTCGAAGTACTTCATCATTATTTGCCGGAGATAACGGCTTCCAATGTATTGAATAAATTAGATTTAGAAGAGCGTAAGTTCTTTGTTGTTTCATCCCATCGTGAAGAAAACATCAATAATGAAAAGAACTTTAAAGGCTTGATGGAGTCGTTGAATACTATCGCAGAACAATATGGCTATCCTATCATCGTATCGACTCACCCGCGCACGCGTAACATGATTGATAAAATGGGAATTCAGATGCGTCCTGAAATCCAGTTCTTAAAGCCATTGGGTTTTCATGATTACAACGCATTGCAAATGCGTTCTTTTGCCGTTCTATCAGATTCTGGGACAATTTCTGAGGAGTCCTCAATTTTAAATTTCAGAGCTCTCAATATTCGTCAAGCTCATGAAAGACCGGAAGCAATGGAAGAGGCATCTGTTATGATGGTGGGCTTATCTCCACAACGTATATTGCAAGGTTTAACGCAGGTATTAAGGCAGGATGTAGATGATAAACGAAATTTCCGCCAGGTAGCAGATTATTCAATGCCTAACGTCTCGGAGAAGGTGGTTAGAATCATCATTTCCTATACGGATTATATTAAAAGAACTGTTTGGTCTGAAGAAATTTGA
- a CDS encoding NAD-dependent epimerase/dehydratase family protein, with the protein MKIGITGQNGFVGSHLYNTIGLYASEFERIDFKKDYFENETELDNFVAQCDVIVHLAAMNRHDSEQIVYETNVALANKLVASLKRTGSKAHVLISSSTQEERDNLYGRSKREGREALCTWAEQNGGKLTGLLIPNVFGSFGKPFYNSFIATFCYQLTHGNTPTIANDGQVGLIYVQELVDFIVEKIRNGIHQPLCVVEPTSVKKVSEVLALLENYRDLYLIKGEIPVLGSSFELNLFNTYRSFMNHKEIYPRKFQLHTDPRGTFVEIIRMGIGGQSSYSTTVPGITRGNHFHTRKIERFAVIKGKAQIQLRKMDTDEVMDFYLDGAAPSYVDMPIWYTHNIINIGEEELITMFWINEPYDPADPDTYFLEV; encoded by the coding sequence ATGAAAATAGGGATTACTGGACAGAATGGATTTGTAGGAAGCCATCTGTACAATACCATTGGACTTTATGCTTCGGAATTTGAGCGTATCGATTTTAAAAAGGATTATTTCGAAAATGAAACGGAGCTCGATAACTTTGTTGCGCAATGTGACGTCATTGTTCATTTAGCAGCAATGAATAGACATGATAGTGAGCAGATCGTTTATGAAACTAATGTTGCACTTGCTAATAAGCTTGTCGCATCTTTAAAAAGAACTGGCTCTAAGGCTCATGTATTGATATCATCCTCAACGCAAGAAGAACGAGATAATCTGTATGGTCGCTCTAAACGCGAGGGAAGGGAGGCTTTGTGCACCTGGGCGGAACAAAACGGAGGCAAACTAACGGGATTGTTGATTCCTAATGTTTTCGGTTCATTTGGAAAGCCATTTTATAATTCTTTTATCGCAACATTCTGTTATCAACTTACACACGGAAACACACCTACTATAGCTAATGATGGTCAGGTAGGTTTGATTTATGTCCAAGAACTAGTTGATTTTATCGTTGAGAAAATCCGTAATGGAATACACCAACCTCTGTGTGTTGTTGAACCTACTTCTGTGAAAAAAGTTTCAGAGGTATTGGCTCTTTTAGAGAATTATCGGGACTTATATTTAATAAAGGGAGAAATTCCCGTATTAGGAAGTAGTTTCGAACTAAATCTGTTTAATACCTATAGATCTTTTATGAATCATAAGGAGATCTACCCGCGTAAATTTCAACTTCATACTGATCCAAGAGGGACATTTGTTGAAATTATACGTATGGGAATAGGTGGTCAATCTTCTTATTCTACAACAGTCCCGGGCATTACAAGAGGCAATCACTTCCATACACGTAAAATTGAACGTTTTGCGGTCATTAAAGGGAAGGCTCAGATTCAGTTACGTAAAATGGATACGGATGAGGTAATGGATTTCTATTTGGATGGGGCAGCGCCATCTTATGTAGATATGCCTATCTGGTACACACATAATATTATAAATATTGGGGAGGAAGAGTTGATAACAATGTTCTGGATTAATGAACCTTATGATCCTGCAGACCCTGATACCTATTTTTTGGAAGTATAA
- a CDS encoding sugar transferase — MYKLFLKRLIDFIVALLALLILSPIFVIVTIGLYFANDGKPFFFQARPGLNEKIFKIIKFKTMNDKKDKNGNLLPDADRLTPIGAFVRKTSLDEIPQLINVLKGDMAIIGPRPLLIQYLPLYNAMQRRRHEVRPGITGWAQVNGRNAISWDRKFELDVWYVDHVTFLTDLKVFFMTFKKVFKSEGISAEGHVTIEPFNGNN, encoded by the coding sequence ATGTATAAGTTATTTTTAAAAAGATTGATTGATTTTATTGTCGCTTTGTTGGCTTTATTGATTTTGAGTCCCATTTTTGTTATTGTAACAATTGGCTTATATTTTGCTAACGATGGGAAACCATTTTTTTTCCAAGCGCGCCCTGGTTTAAATGAGAAGATATTCAAGATCATTAAGTTTAAGACGATGAATGATAAGAAAGATAAAAATGGAAATCTTTTGCCGGATGCTGATCGCCTCACTCCGATCGGTGCATTTGTGCGTAAAACTTCGTTAGATGAAATACCGCAACTGATCAATGTACTTAAAGGAGATATGGCAATAATTGGACCTAGGCCGTTGCTCATACAATACCTACCCCTGTACAATGCGATGCAACGCCGACGTCATGAGGTTCGGCCTGGAATCACTGGCTGGGCCCAAGTCAATGGTCGAAACGCGATTTCATGGGATAGAAAATTTGAGTTAGATGTCTGGTATGTAGATCATGTTACCTTTCTGACAGATTTAAAAGTCTTTTTTATGACGTTTAAAAAAGTCTTTAAGAGTGAAGGAATCTCTGCTGAAGGACATGTGACGATAGAACCCTTCAATGGCAATAATTAA
- a CDS encoding nucleotidyltransferase family protein, which translates to MDKQLRDILFQLLRIGLWGKGNLSLPRPLTSADWSQIFFYASKHTVEGIIYDSFDYLKDDQLPPQSLRLKWAVRIDQIERNNEHMNIVLTSQYNEFSTQDIHPILMKGQGVAYFYNNPKHRICGDIDWYFENNTYAKARSFLKEKGLNLNDKSGFSLDYYLDDVSIEHHKDLFDISSPLKSRYLRKLQTNFRDKQQTIYINGFPIKILAPELQLLQVNAHILKHLIFFGVGLRQLCDSACLYAQTISDIDPLILKTIYKRSGILNWVDLLHILLVKYLGLPESSLPFPLLEGKDADWMLEEIWHGGNFGYYDDRHTDGKVISGISSHPNGLKRLWNNLLRYLPYAPQEALFMQGTYLYSKWFGIDKD; encoded by the coding sequence ATGGACAAACAACTTAGAGACATTTTATTTCAGCTTTTACGAATTGGATTGTGGGGAAAAGGAAATCTGTCCCTACCGAGACCATTGACGTCAGCGGATTGGTCACAAATTTTTTTCTATGCCAGCAAACACACCGTTGAAGGTATCATTTATGATAGTTTCGATTATTTAAAAGATGATCAACTCCCTCCTCAGAGCTTGCGTTTAAAATGGGCTGTTCGAATTGATCAAATTGAACGGAACAATGAACACATGAATATTGTTCTAACGTCCCAATATAATGAATTCTCCACACAAGATATACATCCTATTTTAATGAAAGGTCAAGGTGTTGCTTATTTTTATAATAATCCAAAGCACCGGATCTGCGGAGACATCGACTGGTATTTTGAGAACAATACTTATGCTAAAGCTCGATCTTTTCTAAAGGAAAAAGGACTAAATTTAAACGATAAATCTGGGTTTAGCTTGGATTATTACCTAGATGATGTATCAATAGAACATCACAAAGATCTTTTTGATATATCAAGCCCGCTTAAATCAAGATACTTAAGAAAATTGCAGACTAACTTCCGCGATAAACAACAAACTATTTATATTAATGGTTTTCCCATTAAAATACTAGCTCCTGAGCTTCAGCTGTTACAAGTAAATGCTCACATATTAAAACATTTAATTTTTTTCGGGGTAGGCTTACGACAGCTCTGCGATTCTGCATGCCTTTATGCCCAAACTATATCAGATATCGACCCACTTATTTTAAAAACAATATATAAACGATCCGGCATTCTAAACTGGGTTGATTTACTTCATATTCTTTTGGTAAAATATCTTGGCCTGCCAGAATCATCACTTCCTTTTCCGTTGCTCGAAGGAAAAGATGCTGATTGGATGTTGGAGGAAATATGGCATGGTGGGAATTTCGGATATTATGACGATCGCCATACTGACGGGAAAGTGATTTCTGGCATATCTAGTCATCCTAATGGACTAAAAAGACTATGGAATAACCTCTTACGGTATCTTCCCTATGCTCCTCAAGAAGCCTTATTTATGCAAGGTACTTATCTTTATTCCAAGTGGTTTGGGATCGACAAAGATTAG
- a CDS encoding glycosyltransferase family 4 protein — MNIVFLTLVEINSITERGLYQDLLRKFRDEGHSVTIVTPVERRRNIATNFTTKDGVEILQVKTFNIQKTNIIEKGIGTLAIEYQYLSAIKKFTSNKKFDLVLYSTPPITFAKVIEYIKNRDQAKSYLLLKDIFPQNAVDMGMLKKGGIIHRQFLKKERKLYRISDTIGCMSPANVDFLLEHNPEITRKKVEVNPNTIKPLVVDYTHEQKLAIREKYGIPTDKTVFVYGGNLGKPQGLDFLLETIEATKNEHIFFLIVGDGTEFERMKEWFTDRQPFNAKLLQRLPKDDYDKLLGACNIGLIFLDRNFLIPNFPSRLLSYLEMKMPVLAATDPNTDIGNIVEQAKCGYKVLAGDQEDMQAKIKDILVANLAELGSNAEKLLMDEYQVDRSYQLIMNRI; from the coding sequence ATGAATATTGTCTTTTTAACATTAGTAGAAATCAATTCCATAACGGAACGCGGGCTTTATCAAGATCTTCTGCGAAAATTCCGTGATGAGGGGCACAGTGTTACCATAGTAACTCCTGTTGAAAGAAGACGGAATATTGCGACTAATTTCACAACAAAGGATGGTGTTGAAATTCTGCAGGTTAAGACGTTTAATATACAAAAAACAAATATCATTGAGAAAGGTATTGGTACACTAGCGATAGAATACCAATACCTTTCGGCAATAAAAAAGTTCACTTCCAATAAAAAATTCGATTTGGTGTTGTATTCTACTCCACCGATTACCTTCGCGAAGGTCATAGAATATATAAAAAATCGCGATCAAGCTAAATCCTATCTTTTGCTAAAAGATATTTTTCCACAAAATGCAGTGGATATGGGAATGCTTAAAAAGGGGGGGATTATACATCGTCAATTTTTAAAAAAGGAGCGGAAGTTATATCGTATATCCGATACTATCGGCTGCATGTCGCCTGCAAATGTAGATTTCTTACTGGAGCATAATCCTGAAATAACTCGTAAGAAGGTTGAGGTTAATCCCAATACAATAAAACCGCTTGTCGTTGATTACACACATGAGCAAAAGTTAGCGATCCGAGAAAAATATGGAATACCGACAGATAAAACCGTGTTTGTTTATGGAGGTAACCTCGGTAAGCCGCAAGGTTTGGATTTCCTTCTGGAAACAATAGAAGCTACAAAAAATGAACATATTTTCTTTCTAATTGTTGGTGATGGAACCGAGTTTGAGAGGATGAAAGAATGGTTCACAGATCGACAACCTTTTAATGCGAAGTTGTTACAGCGATTGCCTAAGGACGATTATGATAAGTTGTTGGGCGCTTGTAATATTGGATTGATTTTCTTGGATAGGAATTTTTTAATCCCCAATTTTCCATCAAGGTTGCTATCCTACCTAGAAATGAAAATGCCAGTTTTGGCTGCTACTGACCCTAATACTGATATTGGTAATATTGTAGAGCAGGCGAAATGCGGTTATAAAGTGCTGGCTGGAGATCAAGAGGATATGCAGGCCAAGATTAAAGATATTTTGGTCGCCAATTTAGCGGAATTAGGGTCTAATGCAGAAAAATTATTGATGGATGAATATCAGGTGGATCGTTCTTACCAGTTAATCATGAATAGGATATAA
- a CDS encoding polysaccharide biosynthesis/export family protein, which produces MRLFFKYGFTLAFCVFMLMMFNSCGSRRNMVYFQPDSSQINTFYEQHVPKIQPNDILTIVVTAADPKVTAPFNPLSTMMSSNLTQQTDLALRPTYTVNEKGDITLPMLGEVHISGMTRVQAIEKLRKDLSQYIKDPGVNINFNNFRVSVLGEVARPGSFIMPTERVTVLDALGMAGDLTIRGVRENVMLIREVDGQKTMHRLDLTQQNTLNSPYYYLAQNDVIYVEPNKAQINNSKLGSNTNVIISIAGLLITVISVLTR; this is translated from the coding sequence ATGCGATTATTTTTTAAGTATGGTTTTACATTAGCATTTTGTGTATTTATGCTAATGATGTTTAATTCCTGTGGGTCACGTAGGAATATGGTGTATTTTCAACCAGACTCAAGTCAAATTAATACTTTCTACGAGCAACACGTTCCAAAGATTCAGCCCAATGATATTTTGACAATTGTGGTGACAGCAGCTGATCCAAAAGTGACGGCTCCATTTAATCCGCTAAGTACTATGATGTCAAGTAATTTGACTCAACAAACTGATTTGGCGTTGCGCCCGACATATACCGTGAATGAAAAAGGAGATATTACATTACCAATGCTTGGGGAGGTACACATTTCTGGTATGACGCGCGTACAGGCAATTGAGAAATTACGTAAGGATCTAAGTCAATATATTAAAGATCCTGGTGTCAATATAAATTTCAATAATTTTAGGGTGTCAGTCTTAGGAGAAGTTGCTCGCCCGGGTTCATTCATCATGCCTACGGAAAGAGTGACCGTGTTGGATGCTCTGGGAATGGCAGGAGATCTTACAATAAGGGGTGTAAGGGAAAATGTTATGTTGATCCGAGAGGTTGATGGACAAAAAACAATGCACCGTTTAGATCTTACTCAGCAAAATACTCTAAATTCACCGTATTATTATCTGGCACAAAACGATGTGATTTATGTCGAGCCTAATAAAGCACAAATTAATAATTCAAAGTTAGGTAGTAATACGAATGTTATTATCTCCATCGCCGGTTTATTAATTACCGTAATTTCAGTACTGACACGTTAA
- a CDS encoding acetyltransferase has protein sequence MYLFGASGHGKVIAEILESRGVVVDGFIDADPLKSLVLGYNVVKNIPSDKIKMIIAIGNNKIRKKIVYEYPSLSYGIAIHSRANISPRIELGNGTVIMAGATVNVDVVIGQHCIVNTNVSVDHDCIIEDYVHLSPNVALAGNVSVGEGTHIGIGASVIQGIKIGAWCTVGAGSVVIRDIPDGCTVVGNPGRIIKTNTN, from the coding sequence ATGTATTTATTTGGTGCTAGTGGACATGGCAAAGTAATTGCTGAAATATTAGAGAGCAGAGGAGTAGTAGTCGATGGGTTTATTGATGCTGATCCGCTTAAATCTCTTGTTTTGGGCTATAACGTTGTAAAGAATATTCCTTCCGATAAAATAAAGATGATTATTGCGATAGGAAATAATAAGATCCGAAAAAAAATAGTGTATGAATATCCGAGTCTTTCTTATGGGATCGCGATTCATAGTAGGGCGAATATTTCGCCAAGAATTGAATTGGGAAATGGGACAGTAATTATGGCCGGCGCAACCGTCAACGTCGATGTTGTAATAGGGCAACATTGCATTGTAAATACAAATGTTTCTGTCGATCATGACTGCATTATTGAAGATTACGTTCATTTATCTCCCAATGTTGCATTGGCTGGAAATGTTTCAGTAGGAGAGGGCACCCATATCGGTATCGGTGCATCTGTTATTCAGGGGATAAAGATAGGCGCCTGGTGTACAGTGGGGGCCGGATCGGTGGTCATAAGAGATATTCCTGACGGTTGTACTGTAGTAGGGAATCCTGGCAGAATTATTAAAACGAATACGAATTAA